In Aquila chrysaetos chrysaetos chromosome 10, bAquChr1.4, whole genome shotgun sequence, the following proteins share a genomic window:
- the PSMD2 gene encoding 26S proteasome non-ATPase regulatory subunit 2 isoform X2: MLVERLGEKDTSLYRPALEELRRQIRSSTTSMTSVPKPLKFLRPHYGKLKEIYENMAPGENKRFAADIISVLAMTMSGERECLKYRLVGSQEELASWGHEYVRHLAGEVAKEWQEIDEADKAQRDTLLTLVKEIVPYNMAHNAEHEACDLLMEIEQMDMLEKYIDDNAYSKVCLYLTSCVSYVPEPENSALLRCALGIFRKFSRYPEALRLALMLNDVELVEDIFTSCKDVVVQKQMAFMLGRHGVFLELNEDVEEYEDLTEIMSNVQLNSNFLALARELDIMEPKVPDDIYKTHLENNRFGGSGSQVDSARMNLASSFVNGFVNAAFGQDKLLTDDGNKWLYKNKDHGMLSAAASLGTILLWDVDGGLTQIDKYLYSSEDYIKSGALLACGIVNSGVRNECDPALALLSDYVLHNSNTMRIGAIFGLGLAYAGSNREDVLTLLLPVMGDSKSSMEVAGVTALACGMISVGSCNGDVTSTILQTIMEKSETELKDTYARWLPLGLGLNHLGKGEAIEAILAALEVVSEPFRSFANTLVDICAYAGSGNVLKVQQLLHICSEHFDSKEKEEDKDKKDKKEKEKKESSADMGAHQGVAVLGIALIAMGEEIGAEMALRTFGHLLRYGEPTLRRAVPLALALISVSNPRLNILDTLSKFSHDADPEVSYNSIFAMGMVGSGTNNARLAAMLRQLAQYHAKDPNNLFMVRLAQGLTHLGKGTLTLCPYHSDRQLMSQVAVAGLLTVLVSFLDVRNIILGKSHYVLYGLVAAMQPRMLVTFDEELRPLPVSVRVGQAVDVVGQAGKPKTITGFQTHTTPVLLAHGERAELATEEHVPVTPILEGFVILRKNPNYDV; this comes from the exons ATGCTGGTGGAGCGCCTGGGG GAGAAAGATACGTCCCTCTATCGCCCAGCCCTGGAGGAGCTGCGGAGGCAGATCCGCTCTTCCACCACCTCCATGACCTCTGTTCCCAAACCCCTCAAGTTCCTACGGCCCCATTATGGCAAGCTGAAGGAAATCTATGAGAACATGGCTCCGGGAGAGAACAAG CGCTTTGCGGCAGACATCATTTCTGTTCTGGCCATGACCATGAGCGGGGAGCGTGAGTGTCTGAAGTACCGGCTGGTGGGCTCCCAGGAGGAGCTGGCATCTTGGGGGCATGAATACGTCAG GCACTTGGCAGGAGAGGTGGCCAAGGAGTGGCAGGAGATTGATGAGGCTGACAAGGCTCAGAGGGACACGCTCCTCACCCTCGTCAAGGAGATTGTCCCCTACAACATGGCCCACAATGCAGAGCATGAGGCTTGCGACCTGCTCATGGAGATTGAGCAGATGGACATGCTAGAGAAGTACATTGATGACAACGCCTACTCCAAAGTGTGCCTCTACCTCACCAG CTGTGTAAGCTACGTCCCAGAGCCTGAGAACTCAGCTCTCCTGCGCTGTGCCCTGGGCATCTTCCGCAAGTTTAGCCGCTACCCTGAAGCCCTACGCCTGGCTCTGATGCTCAATGATGTGGAGCTGGTGGAGGACATCTTCACTTCCTGCAAAGATGT AGTTGTCCAGAAGCAGATGGCCTTTATGCTGGGCCGCCATGGGGTCTTCCTGGAGCTGAACGAGGATGTGGAGGAGTATGAGGACCTGACCGAGATCATGTCCAATGTCCAGCTCAACAGCAACTTCCTGGCCTTGGCCAGAGAG CTGGACATCATGGAGCCCAAAGTGCCGGACGATATTTACAAAACCCACCTGGAAAATAACC GGTTCGGAGGGAGCGGTTCTCAAGTGGACTCAGCCCGGATGAATTTGGCCTCCTCCTTTGTGAATGGCTTTGTGAATGCTGCATTTGGACAGGACAAGCTACTGACGGACGATGGCAATAAATGGTTGTACAAGAACAAGGACCATG GGATGCTGAGTGCTGCAGCATCACTGGGCACGATACTGCTGTGGGACGTGGACGGGGGGCTCACGCAGATCGACAAATACCTGTACTCCTCAGAGGATTACATCAAG TCAGGAGCCCTCCTTGCCTGTGGCATTGTGAACTCAGGGGTGAGGAACGAGTGTGACCCTGCCCTGGCCCTCCTGTCTGACTATGTCCTCCACAACAGCAACACCATGAGGATTGGAGCCATTTTTGG gctggggctggcgtATGCGGGCTCCAACCGCGAGGATGTCCTGACTTTGCTGCTACCTGTGATGGGAGACTCCAAGTCCAGCATGGAG GTGGCTGGCGTGACCGCCCTGGCCTGCGGGATGATATCGGTGGGCTCCTGCAATGGGGATGTCACCTCAACCATCCTCCAGACCATCATGGAGAAATCAGAGACGGAGCTGAAGGACACATATGCTCGGTGGCTGCCGCTCGGCCTGGGCTTGAACCACTTGG ggaagggagaggcgATCGAGGCCATCTTGGCAGCATTGGAGGTGGTGTCAGAGCCGTTCCGCAGCTTTGCCAACACGCTGGTGGACATCTGCGCCTATGCGG GCTCGGGGAATGTCCTGAAGGTGCAACAGCTCCTGCACATCTGCAGTGAGCACTTCGACtccaaggagaaggaggaggacaaggacaaaaaggacaagaaagagaaggagaagaaggagagcTCAGCTGACATGGGGGCTCACCAG GGCGTAGCAGTGTTGGGAATTGCGCTTATTGCCATGGGTGAGGAGATCGGCGCTGAGATGGCCCTGCGCACATTTGGCCACCTG CTGCGGTACGGGGAGCCCACCCTCCGCCGTGCTGTGCCCCTGGCCCTGGCACTTATCTCTGTCTCCAACCCCCGGCTCAACATCCTCgacaccctcagcaagttctcCCACGACGCTGACCCCGAGGTCTCCTACAACTCCATCTTTGCCATGGGCATGGTGGGCAGCG GTACCAACAACGCCCGGCTAGCAGCGATGCTGCGGCAGCTAGCCCAGTACCATGCCAAGGACCCCAACAACCTCTTCATGGTGCGGTTAGCCCAG GGCCTGACCCACCTGGGCAAGGGGACGCTCACCCTGTGCCCCTACCACAGCGATCGCCAGCTCATGAGCCAGGTGGCCGTGGCCGGGCTGCTGACCGTCCTCGTGTCCTTCCTGGATGTGCGCAACA TTATCCTGGGCAAGTCCCACTATGTTCTCTACGGCCTCGTCGCTGCCATGCAGCCCCGCATGCTCGTCACCTTCGATGAGGAGCTGCGACCTCTGCCTGTGTCGGTTCGGGTGGGCCAG GCTGTGGACGTGGTGGGCCAGGCAGGCAAGCCCAAAACCATCACTGGCTTCCAGACTCACACGACGCCGGTGCTGCTGGCGCATGGAGAGCGGGCAGAGCTGGCCACGGAGGAGCACGTGCCTGTGACGCCCATCCTGGAAGGATTTGTTATCCTACGCAAGAACCCCAACTACGACGTTTGA
- the PSMD2 gene encoding 26S proteasome non-ATPase regulatory subunit 2 isoform X1 → MDAGGGGGQSRVQGGPGSGGDEKPTPPWGRDRREPPAGPEKEQELSEEDKQLQDELEMLVERLGEKDTSLYRPALEELRRQIRSSTTSMTSVPKPLKFLRPHYGKLKEIYENMAPGENKRFAADIISVLAMTMSGERECLKYRLVGSQEELASWGHEYVRHLAGEVAKEWQEIDEADKAQRDTLLTLVKEIVPYNMAHNAEHEACDLLMEIEQMDMLEKYIDDNAYSKVCLYLTSCVSYVPEPENSALLRCALGIFRKFSRYPEALRLALMLNDVELVEDIFTSCKDVVVQKQMAFMLGRHGVFLELNEDVEEYEDLTEIMSNVQLNSNFLALARELDIMEPKVPDDIYKTHLENNRFGGSGSQVDSARMNLASSFVNGFVNAAFGQDKLLTDDGNKWLYKNKDHGMLSAAASLGTILLWDVDGGLTQIDKYLYSSEDYIKSGALLACGIVNSGVRNECDPALALLSDYVLHNSNTMRIGAIFGLGLAYAGSNREDVLTLLLPVMGDSKSSMEVAGVTALACGMISVGSCNGDVTSTILQTIMEKSETELKDTYARWLPLGLGLNHLGKGEAIEAILAALEVVSEPFRSFANTLVDICAYAGSGNVLKVQQLLHICSEHFDSKEKEEDKDKKDKKEKEKKESSADMGAHQGVAVLGIALIAMGEEIGAEMALRTFGHLLRYGEPTLRRAVPLALALISVSNPRLNILDTLSKFSHDADPEVSYNSIFAMGMVGSGTNNARLAAMLRQLAQYHAKDPNNLFMVRLAQGLTHLGKGTLTLCPYHSDRQLMSQVAVAGLLTVLVSFLDVRNIILGKSHYVLYGLVAAMQPRMLVTFDEELRPLPVSVRVGQAVDVVGQAGKPKTITGFQTHTTPVLLAHGERAELATEEHVPVTPILEGFVILRKNPNYDV, encoded by the exons TCAGAGGAAGACAAGCAGCTGCAGGATGAGCTGGAGATGCTGGTGGAGCGCCTGGGG GAGAAAGATACGTCCCTCTATCGCCCAGCCCTGGAGGAGCTGCGGAGGCAGATCCGCTCTTCCACCACCTCCATGACCTCTGTTCCCAAACCCCTCAAGTTCCTACGGCCCCATTATGGCAAGCTGAAGGAAATCTATGAGAACATGGCTCCGGGAGAGAACAAG CGCTTTGCGGCAGACATCATTTCTGTTCTGGCCATGACCATGAGCGGGGAGCGTGAGTGTCTGAAGTACCGGCTGGTGGGCTCCCAGGAGGAGCTGGCATCTTGGGGGCATGAATACGTCAG GCACTTGGCAGGAGAGGTGGCCAAGGAGTGGCAGGAGATTGATGAGGCTGACAAGGCTCAGAGGGACACGCTCCTCACCCTCGTCAAGGAGATTGTCCCCTACAACATGGCCCACAATGCAGAGCATGAGGCTTGCGACCTGCTCATGGAGATTGAGCAGATGGACATGCTAGAGAAGTACATTGATGACAACGCCTACTCCAAAGTGTGCCTCTACCTCACCAG CTGTGTAAGCTACGTCCCAGAGCCTGAGAACTCAGCTCTCCTGCGCTGTGCCCTGGGCATCTTCCGCAAGTTTAGCCGCTACCCTGAAGCCCTACGCCTGGCTCTGATGCTCAATGATGTGGAGCTGGTGGAGGACATCTTCACTTCCTGCAAAGATGT AGTTGTCCAGAAGCAGATGGCCTTTATGCTGGGCCGCCATGGGGTCTTCCTGGAGCTGAACGAGGATGTGGAGGAGTATGAGGACCTGACCGAGATCATGTCCAATGTCCAGCTCAACAGCAACTTCCTGGCCTTGGCCAGAGAG CTGGACATCATGGAGCCCAAAGTGCCGGACGATATTTACAAAACCCACCTGGAAAATAACC GGTTCGGAGGGAGCGGTTCTCAAGTGGACTCAGCCCGGATGAATTTGGCCTCCTCCTTTGTGAATGGCTTTGTGAATGCTGCATTTGGACAGGACAAGCTACTGACGGACGATGGCAATAAATGGTTGTACAAGAACAAGGACCATG GGATGCTGAGTGCTGCAGCATCACTGGGCACGATACTGCTGTGGGACGTGGACGGGGGGCTCACGCAGATCGACAAATACCTGTACTCCTCAGAGGATTACATCAAG TCAGGAGCCCTCCTTGCCTGTGGCATTGTGAACTCAGGGGTGAGGAACGAGTGTGACCCTGCCCTGGCCCTCCTGTCTGACTATGTCCTCCACAACAGCAACACCATGAGGATTGGAGCCATTTTTGG gctggggctggcgtATGCGGGCTCCAACCGCGAGGATGTCCTGACTTTGCTGCTACCTGTGATGGGAGACTCCAAGTCCAGCATGGAG GTGGCTGGCGTGACCGCCCTGGCCTGCGGGATGATATCGGTGGGCTCCTGCAATGGGGATGTCACCTCAACCATCCTCCAGACCATCATGGAGAAATCAGAGACGGAGCTGAAGGACACATATGCTCGGTGGCTGCCGCTCGGCCTGGGCTTGAACCACTTGG ggaagggagaggcgATCGAGGCCATCTTGGCAGCATTGGAGGTGGTGTCAGAGCCGTTCCGCAGCTTTGCCAACACGCTGGTGGACATCTGCGCCTATGCGG GCTCGGGGAATGTCCTGAAGGTGCAACAGCTCCTGCACATCTGCAGTGAGCACTTCGACtccaaggagaaggaggaggacaaggacaaaaaggacaagaaagagaaggagaagaaggagagcTCAGCTGACATGGGGGCTCACCAG GGCGTAGCAGTGTTGGGAATTGCGCTTATTGCCATGGGTGAGGAGATCGGCGCTGAGATGGCCCTGCGCACATTTGGCCACCTG CTGCGGTACGGGGAGCCCACCCTCCGCCGTGCTGTGCCCCTGGCCCTGGCACTTATCTCTGTCTCCAACCCCCGGCTCAACATCCTCgacaccctcagcaagttctcCCACGACGCTGACCCCGAGGTCTCCTACAACTCCATCTTTGCCATGGGCATGGTGGGCAGCG GTACCAACAACGCCCGGCTAGCAGCGATGCTGCGGCAGCTAGCCCAGTACCATGCCAAGGACCCCAACAACCTCTTCATGGTGCGGTTAGCCCAG GGCCTGACCCACCTGGGCAAGGGGACGCTCACCCTGTGCCCCTACCACAGCGATCGCCAGCTCATGAGCCAGGTGGCCGTGGCCGGGCTGCTGACCGTCCTCGTGTCCTTCCTGGATGTGCGCAACA TTATCCTGGGCAAGTCCCACTATGTTCTCTACGGCCTCGTCGCTGCCATGCAGCCCCGCATGCTCGTCACCTTCGATGAGGAGCTGCGACCTCTGCCTGTGTCGGTTCGGGTGGGCCAG GCTGTGGACGTGGTGGGCCAGGCAGGCAAGCCCAAAACCATCACTGGCTTCCAGACTCACACGACGCCGGTGCTGCTGGCGCATGGAGAGCGGGCAGAGCTGGCCACGGAGGAGCACGTGCCTGTGACGCCCATCCTGGAAGGATTTGTTATCCTACGCAAGAACCCCAACTACGACGTTTGA